From the Desulfovibrio sp. JC010 genome, one window contains:
- a CDS encoding TrkA family potassium uptake protein encodes MKFIPSQLLYFFQDRRAQRNLHSLIRFILFLCFFIVVYSVLFHVLMEMEGQHYSWVTGFYWTLTVMSTLGFGDITFTSDLGKVFSLCVLMSGIVFLLVMLPFTFIQFFYAPFLEAQTKSRAARELPEETSDHLIIIGSDQVALSLASRVRQFNYKYCILANEVNHALDLVDQGYNAVVGESDNPHTFQLLRTDKAAMVVLLSDDMKNTNAAFTIREVAPDVPVVANADSEESVDILELAGSSHVFQFMDMLGENLARRTLGTGTRSNIIGNINTLNIAEAPVSDTLLVGRTVKDSGVRDATGMNIVGLWEQGRLVSARPDTVITSKMAMILAGSEDQLKAFDDFVGEAPSMEAPVLILGGGRVGQSAAKLLRERGVDYKIVEKNPNLIGDDGHYIHGSASDIDVLKAAGIDSAPSVFVTTHTDDLNIYLTIYCRRLRPDIQIISRATFDRNVTVLHKAGADLVMSYASMAANTIINLLSPGKVMTLTEGLNIFRVEVGRSLAGKTLMESNIRDETGCSIIAVSRGDDMEINPDPMLPLDKGASLLVIGAADDERRFLDKYQI; translated from the coding sequence ATGAAATTCATTCCTTCACAACTGCTGTACTTCTTTCAGGACCGTCGCGCACAACGCAACCTGCACTCCCTTATAAGATTTATCCTGTTTTTGTGTTTTTTTATTGTTGTCTACAGTGTTTTATTTCACGTACTCATGGAAATGGAAGGGCAACATTATTCATGGGTTACAGGTTTTTATTGGACCTTGACAGTCATGTCCACCCTTGGTTTCGGCGATATCACCTTTACGTCAGATCTCGGAAAGGTGTTCTCTTTGTGCGTCCTTATGTCGGGTATCGTTTTTCTGTTGGTCATGTTGCCCTTTACGTTTATTCAGTTTTTTTACGCGCCGTTTCTCGAAGCGCAGACCAAGTCGAGGGCTGCCCGGGAATTACCTGAGGAAACATCCGACCACCTGATCATCATTGGTTCCGATCAGGTCGCCCTGAGTCTGGCTTCGCGTGTCAGACAATTCAACTATAAGTATTGCATTCTGGCCAACGAGGTGAACCATGCCTTAGATCTGGTGGATCAGGGGTACAATGCCGTGGTGGGCGAATCTGACAATCCGCATACCTTCCAGCTTTTGCGTACCGATAAGGCGGCCATGGTGGTGTTGCTGAGCGATGATATGAAAAATACCAATGCGGCCTTCACCATTCGTGAAGTGGCACCGGATGTGCCGGTGGTGGCCAATGCCGACTCCGAAGAGTCGGTGGATATTCTGGAGCTGGCAGGCTCAAGTCATGTGTTCCAGTTCATGGACATGCTCGGGGAAAATCTCGCACGGCGCACCCTTGGAACCGGTACCCGGAGCAACATCATAGGTAACATCAACACACTCAATATTGCCGAGGCCCCGGTCTCGGACACATTGCTTGTGGGGAGAACTGTCAAAGATAGCGGGGTGCGCGATGCCACCGGTATGAACATAGTTGGTCTCTGGGAGCAGGGTCGGTTGGTCTCTGCCCGCCCGGATACTGTTATCACTTCAAAAATGGCTATGATTCTTGCCGGTTCTGAGGATCAGCTGAAAGCTTTTGACGACTTTGTCGGCGAAGCTCCTTCCATGGAGGCTCCGGTGCTTATCCTTGGCGGTGGGCGAGTGGGGCAGTCTGCAGCAAAATTACTCAGGGAACGAGGTGTCGACTACAAGATAGTGGAAAAGAATCCCAATCTCATCGGTGACGACGGGCATTACATTCATGGCAGTGCTTCTGATATCGATGTGCTGAAGGCTGCAGGTATTGATAGCGCGCCCTCGGTGTTCGTTACTACACATACCGATGACCTGAATATCTACCTGACGATTTACTGCAGACGACTCAGACCGGATATTCAGATTATCAGCCGGGCAACGTTCGACAGGAATGTCACGGTCCTGCACAAGGCCGGTGCCGATCTGGTCATGTCCTACGCCTCCATGGCGGCCAATACGATTATCAATCTGTTAAGCCCGGGCAAGGTGATGACCCTGACCGAAGGTCTGAACATCTTCCGGGTCGAGGTAGGTCGCTCACTTGCCGGTAAAACACTTATGGAGAGCAATATTCGTGACGAAACCGGATGCAGCATTATAGCGGTCTCTCGTGGTGATGATATGGAAATCAACCCGGATCCGATGCTTCCGCTGGACAAGGGGGCATCGCTGCTTGTTATCGGTGCGGCCGATGACGAACGACGCTTTCTGGATAAGTACCAGATTTGA
- a CDS encoding type II toxin-antitoxin system RelE/ParE family toxin — MLQIHWKEDARVDFLSILGFIGEDNPDAARKMKDELESRIDGLVNFPKAYKVGRVSGTREMVLSSNYIVVYSEDSVQITILRILHAARMYP; from the coding sequence ATGTTGCAGATCCACTGGAAAGAGGACGCCAGAGTAGATTTTTTATCCATACTGGGATTTATCGGTGAAGATAATCCAGACGCTGCGCGGAAGATGAAAGATGAATTGGAATCAAGAATTGACGGGCTGGTCAATTTTCCGAAAGCGTACAAGGTTGGCCGGGTTTCCGGGACACGTGAGATGGTTCTGTCTTCCAATTATATCGTGGTTTATTCCGAAGATTCTGTTCAGATTACTATTTTGAGAATTTTGCATGCTGCCCGGATGTATCCGTAA
- a CDS encoding type II toxin-antitoxin system RelB/DinJ family antitoxin has translation MPPKSSMLHVRVDPAVKAEAAEALSGVGLSLSDAVRILLTRIAREGGLPAGLTCTEKEHDRWFKAKVHAALKDERPTSEHNQVMDEAEELLSLLSKDK, from the coding sequence ATGCCACCAAAATCATCCATGCTTCATGTCCGGGTTGACCCCGCAGTAAAAGCAGAGGCAGCAGAAGCTTTGTCAGGAGTCGGGCTTAGTCTGTCCGATGCTGTAAGAATATTATTGACCAGAATAGCGAGAGAGGGCGGATTGCCTGCGGGACTCACCTGCACAGAGAAAGAGCATGACCGCTGGTTTAAGGCCAAGGTCCATGCTGCCCTGAAAGATGAGAGGCCCACCTCAGAACACAATCAGGTTATGGACGAGGCTGAAGAGTTGTTATCGTTGTTGAGTAAGGACAAATAG
- a CDS encoding response regulator transcription factor produces MLNLVKVVIADDHALVREGLKTILKSQPGISVLGMAENGEEAVRLCRRLNPDVALMDLSMPVKSGVQAIQELSGEGRTKFLALTAHVEPDHIFSALDAGASGYVLKTSSSKELVMAIETVMEGKVYLAPDISAEVAKGFLQKERSRSSDSLDSLTDREREILKQVLAGYKNREIADLLVISIKTVEKHRSNLMKKLGLRSKAELMAYGEELKEKGVFL; encoded by the coding sequence ATGCTAAATCTGGTTAAAGTCGTTATTGCTGATGACCATGCTCTGGTCAGGGAGGGGCTGAAGACAATCCTCAAGTCTCAGCCCGGAATAAGTGTGCTCGGTATGGCTGAGAATGGAGAGGAGGCGGTACGTCTTTGCAGGCGGCTCAATCCTGATGTTGCGCTTATGGATCTTTCCATGCCCGTTAAGAGCGGAGTGCAGGCCATTCAGGAACTCTCCGGGGAAGGTCGAACAAAATTTCTGGCTTTGACCGCACACGTGGAGCCGGACCATATCTTTTCCGCTCTCGATGCCGGGGCCAGCGGGTATGTGCTTAAAACTTCATCCAGCAAAGAGCTGGTCATGGCCATTGAGACGGTCATGGAAGGTAAAGTTTACCTCGCGCCGGATATTTCCGCAGAAGTAGCCAAAGGTTTTCTGCAAAAGGAACGCAGCAGGAGCAGCGACAGTCTCGATTCTCTCACTGACCGCGAGCGTGAAATTTTAAAGCAGGTCCTTGCCGGGTATAAAAATCGGGAAATAGCCGATCTGTTGGTGATCAGCATCAAGACCGTAGAGAAGCACCGTTCCAACCTGATGAAGAAGCTCGGCCTGCGCTCAAAGGCAGAACTCATGGCTTACGGCGAGGAATTGAAAGAGAAGGGTGTTTTTTTGTAA
- the der gene encoding ribosome biogenesis GTPase Der, which produces MLPTIALIGRPNVGKSTLFNRLLRKKRAITHDMPGITRDRIYAEGHYNGIHYALIDTGGLVMESDNDSEEFQGDIFEQAREAIEESQALILVVDGRAGITQLDEQVAAYIRQSNKPILLLVNKVDGSELEATATADFHALGFEMMAVSAEHGFNLLELREKVADMALATGIEYEEEDEEALGLKIAMLGRPNAGKSSMVNALTGEERVIVSDIAGTTRDSVDVTFESGGKTYTFVDTAGVRRRTNITDTIERFSVVRALKSSTKADITVMVVDALAGITKQDKRLLEYLLREAVPFMITVNKIDLVSKKERAALREGFERALRMAHHVPVVYTSCISKSGLGGILPLASKLKKECSLRISTGQLNRIMKEIIEKHQPPVVKRRRAKFKYMTQADDEPPTFIFFINDEKLIKATYHRFLENRLRKILNVKHAPLNIVFRSTFRAKEDIVHK; this is translated from the coding sequence ATGCTGCCAACTATTGCACTTATCGGACGTCCCAATGTAGGAAAGTCCACCTTATTCAACAGGTTGTTGAGAAAAAAAAGGGCTATCACCCATGATATGCCCGGTATTACCCGTGACCGTATTTACGCCGAAGGTCATTACAACGGCATTCATTACGCCCTGATCGATACCGGCGGTCTGGTCATGGAAAGTGATAATGATTCAGAGGAATTTCAGGGTGATATCTTCGAACAGGCCCGTGAAGCCATCGAAGAGTCCCAGGCCCTTATACTTGTTGTGGACGGACGTGCCGGAATCACCCAGCTTGATGAGCAGGTGGCCGCATACATCCGCCAGAGCAACAAGCCTATCCTGCTGCTGGTCAACAAAGTTGACGGTTCTGAGCTGGAAGCCACTGCCACTGCTGATTTTCATGCCCTTGGTTTCGAGATGATGGCTGTTTCCGCAGAGCACGGCTTTAACCTGCTTGAGCTGCGTGAAAAGGTTGCTGATATGGCCCTTGCCACCGGCATCGAATATGAGGAAGAAGACGAGGAGGCCCTCGGTCTCAAGATCGCCATGCTCGGCCGTCCCAATGCGGGTAAATCTTCCATGGTCAACGCTTTGACCGGGGAAGAGCGGGTTATCGTCAGCGATATAGCCGGAACTACTCGCGATAGCGTGGACGTTACCTTTGAAAGCGGTGGAAAAACTTACACCTTTGTCGATACCGCCGGGGTGCGCCGCCGGACCAACATCACCGATACCATTGAGCGGTTCAGTGTAGTGCGCGCTCTTAAGAGCAGCACAAAGGCTGATATCACTGTAATGGTCGTGGATGCGCTGGCCGGAATCACCAAGCAGGATAAGCGTTTACTGGAATACCTGTTGCGTGAAGCCGTTCCTTTTATGATTACTGTAAATAAGATTGATCTTGTTTCCAAGAAGGAACGCGCCGCATTGCGCGAAGGATTCGAAAGGGCCTTGCGTATGGCGCACCATGTGCCGGTGGTCTATACTTCCTGCATTTCAAAGTCCGGGCTGGGCGGGATTCTGCCCCTTGCCAGCAAGCTGAAAAAAGAATGCTCCCTGCGCATTTCCACCGGGCAGCTGAACCGCATCATGAAGGAAATTATTGAGAAGCATCAGCCTCCTGTTGTTAAGCGCAGAAGAGCCAAGTTCAAGTATATGACTCAGGCTGACGATGAGCCGCCGACCTTTATTTTCTTCATCAACGATGAAAAATTGATTAAGGCTACGTACCATCGTTTTTTGGAAAACAGGCTGCGCAAAATCCTGAATGTGAAGCATGCACCGCTTAATATTGTGTTCCGCTCAACATTCCGGGCTAAAGAAGACATAGTTCATAAATAA
- the mtnA gene encoding S-methyl-5-thioribose-1-phosphate isomerase, with amino-acid sequence MTEHIQFSAEKDALVLLDQRYLPTREDWFDCKTTEDICEALVVMVVRGAPAIGVTAAYGCYLAGREVSGSADWKADLEKNLDKIENARPTAVNLRWAVREMKRIWAEAGDVSLDELCDIWLKRAKEIHVDDIRMCEDIGKFGGALMDDGDTIMTHCNAGALATAGYGTALGVVRGAVDQGKKVSVIANETRPFLQGARLTAYELHRDGIPVKVACDNACALLMKKGLVQKVVVGADRVTANGDAVNKIGTYGVALLAREFGIPFYVAAPVYTIDPETPTGDDVPIEDRTPTEVTHVGDHRITPEGVEVFNFAFDPTPNELIAGIITEKGVLRPPYTEAIKKLFAEE; translated from the coding sequence ATGACCGAACATATTCAGTTTTCCGCAGAAAAAGATGCCCTCGTACTGCTGGACCAGCGTTACCTGCCCACACGCGAGGACTGGTTCGATTGCAAGACCACCGAAGATATTTGTGAAGCTCTCGTGGTTATGGTCGTGCGCGGTGCTCCGGCCATCGGCGTAACCGCTGCATACGGCTGCTACCTTGCAGGCCGTGAAGTTTCCGGCAGCGCGGACTGGAAAGCCGATCTGGAAAAGAATCTTGATAAAATCGAAAATGCCCGTCCTACCGCAGTGAACCTGCGCTGGGCCGTGCGCGAAATGAAACGCATCTGGGCTGAAGCTGGCGATGTTTCCCTTGATGAACTCTGCGACATCTGGCTCAAGCGTGCGAAAGAAATCCACGTGGATGACATCCGTATGTGTGAAGACATCGGTAAGTTCGGCGGCGCGCTCATGGACGACGGCGACACCATCATGACCCACTGCAACGCAGGCGCACTGGCTACCGCTGGTTACGGTACCGCGCTGGGTGTTGTGCGCGGCGCGGTTGATCAGGGCAAGAAGGTTTCCGTTATTGCCAACGAAACCCGTCCATTTCTTCAGGGCGCACGTCTCACCGCATACGAACTGCATCGCGACGGCATCCCGGTAAAGGTTGCCTGCGATAACGCCTGTGCACTGCTGATGAAAAAAGGTCTGGTGCAGAAGGTTGTTGTGGGCGCGGACCGCGTTACCGCCAACGGTGATGCCGTGAACAAGATCGGAACCTACGGCGTGGCCCTGCTGGCCCGCGAATTCGGCATTCCGTTCTACGTTGCCGCTCCGGTCTACACCATCGATCCCGAAACACCCACCGGTGACGATGTGCCCATTGAAGACCGCACTCCCACCGAAGTAACCCACGTGGGAGATCATCGCATCACCCCCGAAGGCGTGGAAGTTTTCAACTTCGCCTTCGACCCGACTCCCAACGAACTCATTGCCGGGATCATCACCGAAAAGGGTGTTCTGAGACCTCCTTACACTGAGGCTATCAAGAAGCTTTTTGCGGAAGAATAA
- the gatB gene encoding Asp-tRNA(Asn)/Glu-tRNA(Gln) amidotransferase subunit GatB, which translates to MTMFETVIGLEVHAQLKTKTKIFCGCSTEFGKDPNENVCEVCSGMPGVLPVLNEKVMEYAAKMGLATNCTVNQKSIFARKNYFYPDLPKGYQISQFDLPICEHGHLDISWEDVDGEKQSKRIGITRIHMEEDAGKNIHSAAENASFVDLNRTGVPLIEIVSEPDMRSADEAVAYLKALRSILLYLGICDGNLEEGSFRCDANISVRPFGQKEFGTRAELKNINSFRNIHKAIRYEVARQIDLIEDGEKVVQETRLYDADKGTTHSMRGKEEAHDYRYYPDPDLVPLVIADEWMGEWQASLPELPAERKARFIDDMSLSEDDAELISSEKDIADYFEDVLEIQNDPKKVVNWIKGDFLRELHQSEMTVAECKFKPEMMAKLIQLVDKDTISIKIGKDIFADIFAEGLDPEKYVKDKGLVQISDSSSLEAVVDKVLADNPDEVEAFKGGKKKLMSFFMGQIMRETKGKANPGMVSKMISQKLS; encoded by the coding sequence ATGACTATGTTTGAAACAGTAATCGGGCTTGAGGTTCACGCCCAGCTTAAGACCAAGACTAAAATTTTCTGCGGTTGTTCCACTGAATTCGGCAAAGACCCCAACGAGAACGTTTGTGAAGTCTGCTCCGGCATGCCCGGTGTGCTTCCGGTTCTCAATGAAAAGGTTATGGAATACGCCGCCAAAATGGGGCTGGCCACCAATTGCACCGTGAACCAGAAATCCATCTTCGCCCGTAAAAACTACTTCTATCCCGACCTGCCCAAGGGTTACCAGATTTCCCAGTTTGACCTGCCCATCTGTGAGCACGGCCACCTTGATATTTCATGGGAAGATGTTGACGGCGAAAAGCAGAGTAAACGTATCGGCATCACCCGTATTCATATGGAGGAAGACGCCGGGAAAAATATCCACTCCGCTGCGGAAAACGCAAGCTTTGTGGACCTGAACCGTACCGGCGTGCCGCTCATCGAGATCGTCAGTGAGCCGGACATGCGCAGTGCGGATGAAGCTGTTGCTTATCTCAAGGCCCTGCGTTCTATCCTGCTTTACCTCGGCATCTGCGACGGCAACCTTGAAGAAGGCTCTTTCCGTTGTGACGCCAACATTTCCGTGCGTCCGTTTGGGCAGAAAGAATTCGGCACCCGCGCGGAGCTGAAGAACATCAACTCCTTCCGCAACATTCACAAGGCCATCCGCTACGAAGTTGCCCGTCAGATCGACCTTATCGAAGACGGCGAAAAAGTGGTGCAGGAGACCCGCCTCTATGATGCGGACAAGGGTACCACCCACTCCATGCGCGGCAAGGAAGAAGCCCACGATTACCGCTACTATCCGGACCCGGATCTTGTCCCGCTGGTAATTGCTGACGAATGGATGGGCGAATGGCAGGCATCCCTGCCCGAACTGCCCGCTGAGCGCAAAGCCCGTTTCATTGATGATATGAGCCTTAGCGAAGACGATGCTGAACTGATCAGCTCTGAAAAAGATATTGCCGATTATTTTGAAGACGTTCTCGAAATTCAGAACGATCCCAAGAAGGTCGTCAACTGGATTAAAGGCGACTTTTTACGTGAACTTCACCAGTCTGAAATGACAGTGGCTGAGTGCAAGTTTAAACCGGAAATGATGGCTAAGCTGATCCAGCTTGTTGATAAGGATACCATCAGCATCAAGATCGGTAAGGACATTTTTGCCGATATCTTTGCTGAAGGCCTTGATCCTGAAAAGTACGTCAAGGACAAGGGACTGGTTCAGATTTCCGACAGCTCTTCACTTGAAGCCGTGGTCGACAAAGTTCTGGCCGACAACCCCGATGAAGTTGAAGCATTCAAGGGCGGCAAGAAAAAGCTGATGAGCTTCTTCATGGGCCAGATCATGCGTGAGACCAAGGGGAAAGCCAACCCCGGCATGGTCAGCAAGATGATTTCCCAGAAATTATCCTAA
- a CDS encoding MltA domain-containing protein: MKKNISTIRLLAVICLFSILLCGCAAKVSTVPKKRVVKQRTQTKVWKSKKASGKFISGPVRYSRLPEQSSTTAARRLSAQSQSMRTWRDLGLQIRKSIEYVQRNPSGGLALRRKELRLTWGQLRKSLEDLERLLPRLDRNPELLGKYFVWYELQSGAEMTGYYTPVIEASLTKKGPYKYPVYRLPPDLRKARPGQTHPWSEQLRKAYRVENGKILPYHSRRDIDVKKVLAGRGLEVAWLKDPVDLFYMHVQGGGVLRLPDGRLRTAVFSGSNGRSFKGLGSIMLHSGVLKKSQLSREKIKAWLLKHPKQMWELMAKNESYIFFKVTRGQPQAAIGKSLKSMVSLATDPKLIPLGSIVGFRTDIYPKKGKPSRRVNGIGLAQDTGKAIKGTRLDYYIGTGNQFKYPAHHLKTHVPVYLLISKSALRR; this comes from the coding sequence ATGAAAAAAAATATTTCCACCATCAGATTACTGGCGGTTATCTGCCTGTTTTCAATCCTGCTTTGCGGCTGTGCGGCCAAGGTCAGCACTGTGCCCAAGAAGCGGGTTGTTAAACAGCGCACTCAGACCAAGGTCTGGAAAAGCAAAAAGGCCAGCGGAAAGTTTATTTCCGGCCCGGTGCGCTATTCCAGATTACCGGAACAAAGTTCAACCACTGCCGCACGCCGTCTTTCCGCACAGAGTCAGAGCATGCGCACATGGCGTGATCTCGGTCTGCAGATCAGGAAATCCATTGAATACGTGCAGCGTAATCCGTCCGGCGGTCTTGCGCTCAGGCGCAAAGAACTCCGTCTCACATGGGGACAGTTGCGTAAATCACTGGAAGATCTTGAAAGACTGCTGCCGAGACTTGACCGCAATCCGGAGTTGCTTGGCAAGTATTTTGTCTGGTATGAACTCCAGTCCGGCGCGGAGATGACCGGGTATTACACCCCTGTTATCGAGGCCAGCCTGACCAAAAAAGGACCGTACAAATATCCGGTCTACAGGCTGCCGCCCGATCTACGCAAAGCGCGTCCGGGCCAGACCCATCCGTGGTCGGAGCAGCTGCGCAAGGCTTACCGGGTTGAAAACGGCAAGATACTCCCGTATCATTCCCGCCGTGATATTGATGTCAAGAAGGTTCTCGCCGGGCGGGGGCTGGAAGTGGCATGGCTTAAAGACCCGGTTGACCTGTTCTATATGCACGTACAGGGCGGGGGAGTGCTGCGTCTGCCTGACGGACGTCTGCGCACCGCAGTTTTCAGCGGCAGCAACGGACGCTCCTTCAAGGGACTGGGCAGTATCATGCTGCATAGCGGAGTTCTCAAGAAAAGCCAGCTTTCCCGTGAAAAAATAAAAGCATGGCTGCTCAAGCATCCCAAGCAGATGTGGGAGCTGATGGCCAAGAACGAAAGCTACATATTTTTCAAGGTAACCCGTGGACAGCCGCAGGCTGCCATCGGCAAATCCTTAAAATCCATGGTCAGCCTTGCCACAGACCCGAAGCTGATTCCGCTTGGTTCCATCGTCGGTTTCCGTACGGATATCTACCCGAAAAAAGGCAAGCCCTCCCGCCGGGTAAACGGCATCGGGCTGGCACAGGATACCGGGAAAGCAATCAAGGGAACGCGCCTCGATTACTATATCGGGACCGGGAACCAGTTCAAATACCCGGCGCATCATTTAAAGACGCATGTACCAGTATATTTATTGATAAGTAAGTCTGCCTTACGCAGATAG
- a CDS encoding ARMT1-like domain-containing protein translates to MSNLPDFTSIKDLKYGEDPVFDAWLLHFMTANHLESIIDPVKNASPEQLRFMVALDENQVFAPCSDWQFNRLVTPGLEQDLLDVYVFVWRALVKLVKNHVSDRYQRRLILNLCRHKFKQALDSSIMIPLRLLKNMITIFLSRSGLDDPYRNRKELLFSRGKAYVESDFFKQAMESCPYPVPDCENLADMRFELDMIELERIFRLSSLPDQWSQALFSEDYKLYSKMYGRDEVDFRAVRDVFHGNGGGLKILFIPDETGGLMADLLMIKSLLRQGHSVVLALKEGFWFDSPTFWDRENNHLLAEALKDALFISEERISKNDLLANLRENPFVVISDGTRERLNLIRCSVTFARAWKESDLILAKGWGNRRRLIGNSNLFTRDIISFYRNLEGEFKLEFKPKSPKVSKFTEAGISAKANEIIAEMQQARSERKAVMFYSAIVGSIPGQVDTAIKVLNTFVGHLRDRLADTYIINPAEHFEEGMDADDLMFMWEKVQRSGFITIWRFQTYADIEASFELMGEKVPPVWAGKDATYSTGCTKEMHIAQDVQRRHRELQIIGPGPDKFLRRREYGVGRFSDVVIEP, encoded by the coding sequence GTGAGCAACCTGCCTGATTTTACATCCATTAAAGATCTCAAGTACGGTGAAGACCCGGTTTTTGACGCCTGGCTTCTTCATTTCATGACAGCCAATCATCTGGAATCCATTATCGATCCGGTCAAGAATGCATCGCCTGAGCAGTTGCGGTTTATGGTTGCGCTGGATGAGAATCAGGTTTTCGCGCCTTGTTCGGATTGGCAGTTCAACAGGCTGGTTACTCCGGGACTGGAGCAGGACCTGCTGGATGTTTATGTTTTTGTCTGGCGGGCTTTGGTCAAGCTGGTCAAGAACCACGTTTCCGACCGCTACCAGCGCAGGCTGATTCTTAATCTCTGCCGCCACAAATTCAAGCAGGCCCTTGATTCTTCCATCATGATTCCTTTGCGTCTGCTTAAGAACATGATCACCATATTTCTTTCCCGCAGCGGTCTGGATGACCCCTATCGCAATCGCAAGGAACTTCTTTTCAGCAGGGGCAAGGCTTACGTGGAAAGTGATTTCTTCAAGCAGGCCATGGAGTCCTGCCCTTATCCGGTGCCGGATTGTGAAAATCTTGCGGACATGCGTTTTGAATTGGATATGATTGAGCTGGAGCGCATCTTTCGCCTTTCCAGTCTGCCCGATCAGTGGAGTCAGGCCCTGTTCAGCGAGGATTACAAGCTTTATTCAAAGATGTATGGACGCGATGAGGTTGATTTCAGGGCCGTACGCGATGTTTTTCATGGCAATGGCGGTGGGTTGAAAATCCTGTTCATCCCGGATGAAACCGGGGGGCTGATGGCCGATCTTTTGATGATCAAATCCCTGCTGCGGCAGGGACACAGTGTTGTCCTCGCCTTGAAGGAAGGTTTCTGGTTTGATTCACCGACCTTCTGGGACCGGGAAAATAACCATCTGCTGGCCGAGGCCCTCAAGGACGCGCTGTTTATTTCTGAAGAACGTATTTCCAAAAATGATCTGCTTGCCAACCTGCGGGAGAATCCTTTTGTCGTAATTTCCGACGGTACAAGGGAGCGGTTGAACCTGATCCGCTGCAGTGTGACTTTTGCCCGGGCCTGGAAAGAGTCGGACCTTATTCTGGCTAAGGGCTGGGGCAATCGGCGCAGGCTTATCGGCAACAGCAACCTGTTCACCCGCGACATCATCAGTTTTTACCGTAACCTTGAAGGTGAGTTTAAACTTGAATTCAAACCCAAGTCGCCCAAGGTCAGCAAGTTCACCGAAGCGGGGATTTCCGCCAAGGCCAATGAAATCATCGCCGAGATGCAGCAGGCCCGCAGTGAACGCAAGGCGGTCATGTTTTACAGTGCCATCGTGGGAAGTATTCCCGGTCAGGTGGATACGGCCATCAAGGTGCTCAACACTTTTGTGGGCCATCTGCGTGACAGGCTGGCCGATACCTACATCATCAACCCGGCGGAACATTTTGAAGAAGGCATGGATGCTGACGATCTCATGTTCATGTGGGAAAAGGTACAGCGCAGCGGGTTTATTACCATCTGGCGTTTTCAGACCTATGCCGATATTGAAGCCAGTTTTGAATTAATGGGCGAAAAAGTTCCCCCGGTCTGGGCTGGTAAGGATGCTACCTACTCCACAGGTTGTACCAAGGAAATGCACATTGCCCAGGACGTGCAGCGTCGCCATCGTGAACTGCAGATTATCGGTCCCGGCCCGGATAAATTCCTCAGAAGACGCGAGTACGGAGTAGGGCGTTTCAGCGACGTGGTCATTGAGCCTTAA
- a CDS encoding NAD(+)/NADH kinase: protein MSDSQGSVLIVTKSGGGTAADLGGDIARWLSLRGVDSDIVEHPCPPARINVAAYRENTMLVLVLGGDGTFISVAGNVIDWKVPVLGINHGRVGFLAEVLPEDWETALENFFSNELDISPRTAFDYEVQRGNGIVARGVAINDLVISRGAVARIISLDIGQKGQWIKNLRADGLIVSTPTGSTAYNVSAGGPLVHPELAAMCLTPVCPFLNGIRPMVLPVDTPLTIDVGEASGDVYLTEDGRVPYPLSEGYRVVISRHKNDLMLARIRSNTFFEKLRSKGFLTE, encoded by the coding sequence ATGTCAGATAGTCAAGGTTCTGTTTTAATTGTTACCAAGTCCGGCGGGGGAACCGCAGCAGATCTGGGCGGCGATATCGCACGCTGGCTCAGCCTGCGTGGTGTGGATTCGGATATTGTGGAGCACCCCTGTCCCCCGGCACGCATAAATGTAGCCGCCTACCGGGAAAACACCATGCTGGTGCTTGTTCTCGGCGGGGACGGAACATTTATCAGTGTTGCCGGAAACGTCATTGACTGGAAAGTTCCGGTGCTGGGTATCAACCATGGCCGGGTGGGCTTTCTGGCAGAAGTTCTTCCTGAGGACTGGGAAACCGCGCTGGAGAATTTTTTCAGCAATGAACTTGATATTTCCCCCAGAACCGCTTTCGATTACGAAGTGCAGCGCGGAAACGGCATTGTTGCCCGAGGTGTTGCCATTAACGATCTGGTTATTTCCCGTGGTGCCGTGGCCAGAATTATTTCCCTTGATATCGGCCAGAAAGGCCAGTGGATAAAAAATCTGCGCGCGGACGGGCTGATTGTTTCCACCCCGACCGGATCCACGGCCTATAATGTTTCTGCCGGAGGTCCGCTGGTGCATCCCGAGCTCGCAGCAATGTGTTTGACCCCGGTCTGTCCCTTTCTTAATGGTATCCGGCCCATGGTCCTGCCTGTGGACACTCCGCTGACCATCGACGTCGGCGAGGCTTCAGGGGATGTGTATCTCACCGAAGACGGGCGGGTTCCCTATCCTTTGAGTGAAGGCTACCGCGTTGTTATTTCCCGTCATAAAAATGATCTTATGCTGGCCCGCATCCGCAGCAATACTTTTTTTGAAAAATTAAGAAGCAAGGGCTTCCTTACGGAGTAG